TTAGGTATTGGTTTGGTGTGGGTTGAATTACAAATTGAAGCGCATCAATATGAGAATGCATTAGCCACCTTACGCGAGCTAGATAATAATTTCCCGAATAACAAAAAAATAGTGACCTTGTATTTAGGTATTTATCCTGCGTTAGAGGAGTGGAAACGCTACTTAGATATTTTAAATAAACACCGTAAAAATTTAACGTTTAATACGCTGGAATTTAATACTTTGTTAGAAAATGCTTATACGCATTATTTTAAACAGTTAAGTGCAGACAGCGCTGAAAGCTTACAATTGTTCTGGGAAAAAGAGTTGCCCCGCGCCATGCGTAAAGAGTTAACTTACCAAACCAAGTTACTAGATGCGTATATTAGTGCGCAACGCATGAAGCATGCAGAAGCCTTTTTATTAGAAAAATTACATAAGCAATTTTCGACTACGTTATTAGTTTATTTAGATAAATTAAGTTTAACTGATTTTTATCCCTTAATTGTTTTTCTGGATAAAAAATTGAAAAAGGACAAAAATAACGCATCAATACACCGTGCACTTGCCTATTTAAAATATAAAGAAAATAATTTTGGCGCCGTGATTGAGCATTTGAAAGTGAGTGTCGCAAGCTTGCCCGAGGTAAAAGACTTTACTTTATTAGCCAGTTTATTAGAAAAAGAAGGTCTCATTACCGATGCTCAGCGTTATTATCGTGAAGGATTATTATTTGCGAGTCGTTAAATATTGGCAATAAAAATAGAAGTGCGAAGCTTCTCTTTTTATAAATTACATTTTATAACTTACATTTGTATAGCGCCGGAAAATAGGCGCTTCATTTCTATTATTCTTCTTAATTTGTTATCTTTATTGTTTTTTCCTGCTTAAATTTACCTCAAATCACTTACTATTTTAAATAAAGTGTAAATTTTTTAATGTTTTATTTCTTAATGTTAGCTTCAAAAATACTTAAT
The sequence above is a segment of the Psychromonas sp. CNPT3 genome. Coding sequences within it:
- a CDS encoding heme biosynthesis HemY N-terminal domain-containing protein, encoding MLRIMIIIGILLLGLLLGPEISANKGYLLISFDRYTTYEMTLINASLLVFLFYFVLLFLEWMIRRLLALSSLTSGWFGVRKTNKAKKNSLLGMLALFEGNTKQAQKLLAKSAARSESPALTYIAAARAAQLENKYELRDEYFQEALSSQKECHLGIGLVWVELQIEAHQYENALATLRELDNNFPNNKKIVTLYLGIYPALEEWKRYLDILNKHRKNLTFNTLEFNTLLENAYTHYFKQLSADSAESLQLFWEKELPRAMRKELTYQTKLLDAYISAQRMKHAEAFLLEKLHKQFSTTLLVYLDKLSLTDFYPLIVFLDKKLKKDKNNASIHRALAYLKYKENNFGAVIEHLKVSVASLPEVKDFTLLASLLEKEGLITDAQRYYREGLLFASR